The following are from one region of the Sorghum bicolor cultivar BTx623 chromosome 2, Sorghum_bicolor_NCBIv3, whole genome shotgun sequence genome:
- the LOC8054871 gene encoding dehydration-responsive element-binding protein 1A, whose protein sequence is MCPIKKETTSAESGSPPCSSPSSSSASVMVMERHHQTTVWTSPPKRPAGRTKFRETRHPVFRGVRRRGNAGRWVCEVRVPGRRGCRLWLGTFDTADAAARAHDAAVLAIAGAGRACLNFADSAWLLAVPDSYASLAEVRHAVAEAVEEFQRRGEAVEVEEEEEEDARSATASSTSSSPASDDDGGEESSSATEDSPPFEMDMFSDMSWDLYYASLAQAMLVEPPPTVTTAFCDDGVAEVPLWSY, encoded by the coding sequence ATGTGCCCGATCAAGAAGGAGACGACGAGCGCCGAGTCCGGCTCGCCGCCGTGCAGCTCGccctcgtcctcctccgcctcggtgatggtgatggagcgccACCACCAGACGACAGTGTGGACGTCGCCGCCGAAGCGCCCCGCGGGGCGCACCAAGTTCCGGGAGACGAGGCACCCGGTGTTCCGCGGCGTCCGGAGGCGGGGCAACGCCGGGCGGTGGGTCTGCGAGGTGCGCGTCCCCGGGAGGCGCGGCTGCAGGCTGTGGCTCGGCACCTTCGACACCGCGGACGCCGCGGCGCGCGCGCACGACGCCGCCGTGCTCGCCATCGCCGGCGCGGGCCGCGCCTGCCTCAACTTCGCCGACTCGGCCTGGCTCCTCGCGGTTCCGGACTCGTACGCCAGCCTCGCTGAGGTTCGCCACGCGGTCGCGGAGGCCGTCGAGGAATTTCAGCGCCGCGGAGAGGCGGTTGAggtcgaggaggaggaggaggaggacgcgcGCTCGGCCACAGCGTCCTCGACGTCGTCGTCCCCGGCCAGCGATGACGACGGCGGCGAGGAGTCGTCTTCGGCCACCGAGGACTCGCCGCCGTTCGAAATGGACATGTTCAGTGACATGAGCTGGGACCTGTACTATGCGAGCTTGGCGCAGGCGATGCTCGTGGAGCCACCGCCCACAGTCACCACCGCCTTCTGCGACGACGGCGTCGCCGAAGTGCCACTCTGGAGCTACTAG
- the LOC8054870 gene encoding dehydration-responsive element-binding protein 1A, translating to MCPIKKEMTGESSSPCSSASTSSEHHQTVWTSRPKRPAGRTKFRETRHPVFRGVRRRGNAGRWVCEVRVPGRRGCRLWLGTFDTADAAARAHDAAMLAIAGAGACLNFADSAWLLAVPASYASLAEVRHAVAEAVEEFLLREVVQEDDALSATSSTPPSSPSSSDDGSTSDGGESSESDSSPAATGASPFELDVFNDMSWDLYYASLAQGMLVEPPSAVTAFMDEGFADVPLWSY from the coding sequence ATGTGCCCAATCAAGAAGGAGATGACCGGAGAGTCGAGCTCCCCCTGCAGCTCAGCCTCGACCTCTTCGGAGCACCACCAGACGGTGTGGACGTCGCGACCGAAGCGGCCCGCGGGGCGGACCAAGTTCCGGGAGACGAGGCACCCGGTGTTCCGCGGCGTCCGGAGGCGGGGCAACGCCGGGCGGTGGGTGTGCGAGGTGCGCGTGCCGGGGAGGCGCGGCTGCAGGCTCTGGCTCGGCACCTTCGACACCGCGGACGCCGCGGCCCGCGCGCACGACGCCGCCATGCTCGCCATCGCCGGCGCGGGCGCCTGCCTCAACTTCGCCGACTCGGCCTGGCTCCTCGCCGTGCCGGCCTCGTACGCCAGCCTCGCCGAGGTCCGCCACGCCGTCGCGGAGGCCGTGGAGGAGTTCCTGCTCCGTGAGGTGGTCCAAGAGGACGATGCGCTTTCGGCCACGTCCTCGACGCCGCCGTCGTCCCCGTCCAGCAGCGACGACGGAAGCACCTCTGATGGCGGGGAGTCCTCTGAATCTGATTCGTCTCCGGCCGCCACCGGGGCCTCGCCGTTCGAATTGGACGTGTTCAATGACATGAGCTGGGACCTGTACTACGCGAGCTTGGCGCAGGGGATGCTCGTGGAACCACCGTCCGCGGTCACCGCGTTCATGGACGAAGGCTTCGCCGATGTGCCACTATGGAGCTACTAG